From Asterias rubens chromosome 3, eAstRub1.3, whole genome shotgun sequence, the proteins below share one genomic window:
- the LOC117287911 gene encoding centromere-associated protein E-like, whose translation MDNVNVAIRVRPLIQREKNVEAEPQWKAETNKISQLDSRGRVSRIYAFDRVFNSSETTNDVYEEIALPILEKAMDGVNGTIFAYGQTASGKTYTMMGDRMCPGIIPRAVQDIFTQIDNTSNREFLLRVSYMELYNEGLSDLLSSEKKTLQIRENDKTVFVHDLTEEVVTNVSEVLQFLKKGEARRHFGQTDMNERSSRSHTIFRMIIESRETSPSRKSVDTAVKVSHLNLVDLAGSERANETKADGIRLREACKINQSLHVLAMVINKLSQGAEFIPFRDSKLTRILQMSLGGNAKTAIICTVTPISVEQTHSTLQFASRAKTIKNKPEVNEVVSDEAMMQRQKKEIQELKRKISELEQQGELFEEKTRLHETQEQKIKILQKMILVSGGAGISDIMPTNETTKAKYKRRQTWCPGMANPLPLLRPNKPPSELASNIPEETLPLSSPENNTTQSSQSPDEEMRQSDADASPQESVSSVESEEFSNTKQFQFWEDMEMEKETEDDFVAVPLNTQRKKRKRREAHVHFAHFGVATVDADSQTEINSPNAADTPQSEALIEANNELQEQILALEDTVSTLRENIAVLSEVMDSRELAKQQLADLTSMNQGLESKNLALESNNQALESNNQGLESKNQALESKNQALESKNQGLESKIQELEEGNLMVSQLSDALCLSEEKVAASESRTQDADQQISTLTEDVRLLKAQLEDANRLQELAEEKQQEAMDQQERLEAALSHSEQEVVSLRATLVETKLLLASAGDKEEEAMEVKMQLQLDQQDRLKDSLQKSELEISSLKAQLEEYEVQLASSLESEQKASDLTTQHDQLKDLFEKSELEISSLKAQLEEYEVQLAPSLENEQKILDLTEQHNQLRNLFEKSEQENSSLKAQLKENEVQLALSLENEQQVSYLTTKHNQLRNLFEKSELDISSLEAQLEEYEVQLAPSLENEQKISDLTEQHNQLRNLFEKSEQENSLLKAHLEENEVQLTPSLENKQQVSDLTAEHDHLRSLFEKSELEVSSLKAQLKENGLRLASSLENEQKVSDLTEQHDELRNLFEKSEQEVSSLKAQLEENEVRFLASSVENKHKVLDLTAQHDQLTSLFEKSEQEISSLKAQLEENEVRLASSLENKQKVSELTAQHDQLKNLFEKSKQEIVSLKAQLEDDEVRSVSSLQNEQKVLDLTAQHDQLRKSLEKAEQEIFALKGELQERDTHMALLLENKEEVFESQREQQEDMKDLLLSKEQELLALKVEMKDRQILLASTEENALQITQVKELTKVLGARQEEINTLNLCLVEQGKEAEETRNHHIARIAELTGLLEDQEGQAALAAGPSMDRVKSDDGAMSLADELEEQNWKVKARRTKSDLLGSVQLCEDIMEEKTKLSRQMSQFQDEMTNLKQALKAKEEEFKELQEFTEMEMTVMREQETQYQRDIDELRLELQEKQSTLAVQHHKEIEDLQKKLSVKDKVLEAQYQQDVDELLDKLRQKNQKLDNLQEQQSELVRAAVLAEQKVEQLQGQLRDLEGCGVVKESGYMEGQDQAAVQPGIDQQVQTEEYNKESPIHTAVSVLEEATQVSPEELGLLADGSSAQAEILQQRIDELEVIEASLRQDCETLNATVSSQDQEIAVLDELLEDLGKETKDNTENSAKIAAFVERIEQLENQLQERELPTTKEMPDVDQEIQVLTEVNDNLSQALTEAESTCENLRAKVVGLEEALRHDVTSKRDLDSSKEKDLLNLREELDALKEVNVCLSEKLTRTQELCEKLEGKLLQSSSNEKQRESEDEICTLTAVIEQQGQEMASQRVKLEEEEENLRSNVRDLEDRVASLTRENQSLVERIVSEASKHDQSCEDIKIKDILLAEQLNKLTTLSEHLAMIEEELHSRTVQVQELEAALASQSSQSAEAAEIIRRRDGELEMLREVLQEQEENLESARNEFSQEQFRVRDLEREVKFLNDTKGDQMVHEGQKESEIHRLHGLLQNQEEHLRIKEQNLMECLSKIQNLESVLAANTHMNLEKSKAEAEQNVKVYKLQNYLEELENQLRAREINCSELESKLQDLERVVAANDQKRVDQEDVKQKLDAEVTTLQGYLDEADEELHQFKNRYADLQADFRKQQTNLKRMKAVLESRSKSTKMLEAAVAKHDEEKGVLRALLDERNHTALRQEDRYSDMLAKIQNLEGIIASKEQTTKESEDSLKIQEAELRRLQAAHSSDQEQQDRHLQAEITRREGEIISLRQQLEKATTDSAKLDVDELVNTHRQELAEKNLCINRLETDLLRGTDPLERKLVSMKEELKYQESKMQQYKKEVEKLRSQQSQRASSSTPGSDSIEERRPEATGGSGIIESCAIFAVKAENYKLTKSLEKTKKELEYKDLKYHDEVTKKTHAEQDARYWKEKARSLASHLKRAPQRSESVTSSPLKERNTNDVTVAKKSRLDDSTGTKYVEKIGGLKNSSSSESSTSSSSTSKSKRADYNWLGKAIAERDAEEKPEDDPQQCATQ comes from the exons ATGGATAACGTGAATGTTGCGATTCGTGTCCGGCCCTTGATACAACG GGAAAAGAATGTGGAGGCTGAGCCACAGTGGAAAGCAGAGACGAACAAGATTTCTCAGCTGGACAGCAGAGGCAGAGTGTCCAGGATTTATGCCTTTg ACCGAGTTTTTAACTCTTCTGAAACAACCAACGATGTATACGAGGAGATTGCTCTTCCTATCCTGGAGAAAGCTATGGATGGTGTTAATG GTACAATCTTTGCCTACGGCCAAACGGCTAGCGGTAAGACCTACACCATGATGGGGGATCGAATGTGCCCAGGCATCATCCCACGTGCGGTGCAGGATATTTTCACTCAGATAGACAAT ACGTCAAACCGCGAGTTTCTCCTGCGAGTGAGTTACATGGAGTTGTACAACGAGGGACTGAGTGATCTCCTGAGTTCTGAGAAGAAGACACTACAGATCAGGGAGAATGAT AAAACTGTGTTTGTCCACGATCTGACGGAGGAAGTTGTGACCAATGTCAGCGAGGTTCTCCAGTTCTTAAAGAAAGGAGAAG CACGTCGCCACTTTGGTCAGACAGACATGAATGAACGTAGCAGTCGCTCACATACAATATTTCGCATG ATCATTGAATCAAGAGAAACAAGCCCATCCAGGAAATCAGTAGACACGGCAGTCAAGGTTTCCCACTTG AATCTCGTCGACTTAGCTGGCTCGGAGAGAGCCAACGAGACTAAAGCCGACGGTATCCGCCTGAGAGAGGCCTGTAAGATAAACCAGAGTCTCCACGTCCTAGCCATGGTGATCAACAAACTGAGTCAGGGTGCGGAGTTCATTCCCTTCAGGGACTCTAAGCTGACGAGGATTCTACAAATGTCCCTCGGAGGGAATGCAAAGACGGCCATTATTTGCACGGTCACGCCGATATCTGTTGAGCAGACGCACAGTACTCTACAG TTTGCCAGCAGAGCCAAAACGATCAAGAACAAGCCGGAGGTGAATGAGGTAGTTTCGGACGAGGCCATGATGCAGCGCCAAAAAAAGGAGATCCAAGAACTGAAGAGAAAAATTTCAGAG CTGGAACAGCAGGGTGAGCTCTTTGAGGAGAAAACCCGCCTCCACGAGACACAAGAGCAGAAGATTAAGATACTGCAGAAGATGATCCTAGTATCAGGCGGGGCCGGCATAAGTGACATCATGCCGACCAACGAGACCACCAAAGCCAAGTATAAG CGTCGTCAAACTTGGTGCCCCGGCATGGCGAATCCTCTCCCTCTCTTGAGGCCCAACAAGCCCCCATCGGAACTGGCTTCCAACATCCCAGAGGAGACGTTGCCATTGTCTTCTCCAGAGAACAACACGACACAGTCGTCACAATCCCCAGACGAGGAGATGCGCCAGTCAGATGCTGATGCTTCTCCGCAGGAATCGGTCTCCTCTGTCGAAAGTGAAG AGTTTTCCAACACGAAGCAATTTCAGTTCTGGGAGGACATGGAGATGGAGAAAGAGACGGAGGACGACTTTGTTGCTGTCCCTCTCAACACGCAACGAAAGAAGAGAAAAAGACGGGAGGCACATGTCCACTTTGCTCACTTTGGCGTGGCCACAGTGGATGCTGATAGTCAGACAGAG ATAAACTCTCCAAACGCTGCCGATACACCACAGTCCGAGGCCCTCATTGAAGCCAATAATGAACTGCAGGAGCAGATTCTTGCACTTGAAGATACAGTCTCTACTCTCAGAGAAAACATAGCTGTCTTATCAGAGGTGATGGATAGTAGGGAACTGGCCAAGCAGCAGTTGGCAGACTTAACGTCCATGAACCAAGGGTTGGAGTCCAAGAACCTAGCGTTGGAGTCCAATAACCAGGCGTTGGAGTCCAATAACCAAGGGTTGGAGTCCAAGAACCAGGCGTTGGAGTCCAAGAACCAAGCGTTGGAGTCCAAGAACCAAGGGTTGGAGTCCAAGATTCAGGAGTTAGAGGAAGGAAATCTGATGGTCAGTCAGCTATCAGATGCCCTGTGTCTCTCAGAGGAGAAAGTGGCTGCTAGTGAAAGCCGAACCCAGGATGCAGATCAGCAAATCAGTACATTGACAGAAGATGTCAGGCTTCTGAAGGCCCAACTGGAAGATGCGAATCGCCTGCAGGAGTTGGCTGAAGAGAAACAGCAAGAGGCCATGGATCAACAGGAAAGGCTCGAAGCAGCCCTCAGTCACTCAGAACAAGAAGTAGTGTCTCTAAGGGCAACGTTAGTGGAAACCAAACTTCTCTTAGCATCTGCGGGGGACAAAGAGGAAGAAGCTATGGAGGTGAAGATGCAGTTACAGTTAGACCAACAAGACAGGCTCAAAGACTCCCTTCAAAAGTCGGAGCTTGAAATCTCTTCACTGAAGGCCCAACTGGAAGAATATGAAGTTCAGTTGGCATCATCGCTAGAAAGTGAGCAAAAAGCCTCTGATCTGACCACACAGCATGATCAACTGAAAGACTTGTTTGAAAAGTCCGAGCTTGAAATCTCTTCATTAAAAGCCCAACTGGAAGAATATGAAGTTCAGTTGGCACCATCTCTAGAGAACGAGCAGAAAATCTTGGATCTGACAGAACAGCACAATCAACTgagaaatttgtttgaaaagtcCGAGCAAGAAAATTCTTCATTGAAGGCTCAACTGAAAGAAAATGAAGTTCAGTTGGCGCTATCTCTGGAGAACGAGCAGCAAGTCTCGTATCTGACAACAAAGCACAATCAACTGAGAAACTTGTTTGAAAAGTCCGAGCTTGATATCTCTTCATTAGAAGCCCAACTGGAAGAATATGAAGTTCAGTTGGCACCATCTCTGGAGAACGAGCAGAAAATCTCAGATCTGACAGAACAGCACAATCAACTgagaaatttgtttgaaaagtcCGAGCAAGAAAACTCTTTATTGAAAGCTCATCTGGAAGAAAATGAAGTTCAGTTGACGCCATCTTTGGAGAACAAACAGCAAGTCTCAGATCTGACAGCAGAGCATGACCACTTGAGAAGCTTGTTTGAAAAGTCCGAGCTTGAAGTTTCTTCATTAAAAGCTCAACTGAAAGAAAATGGATTGCGCTTGGCGTCATCGCTGGAGAACGAGCAGAAAGTCTCGGATCTGACAGAACAGCACGATGAACTGAGAAACTTGTTTGAAAAGTCAGAGCAAGAAGTCTCTTCGTTGAAAGCCCAACTGGAAGAAAATGAAGTTCGCTTTTTGGCGTCGTCAGTGGAAAACAAGCATAAAGTCTTGGATCTTACGGCACAGCACGATCAACTGACAAGCTTGTTTGAAAAGTCCGAGCAAGAGATCTCTTCTTTGAAAGCCCAACTGGAAGAAAACGAAGTTCGCCTGGCGTCGTCGCTAGAAAACAAGCAGAAAGTCTCGGAACTGACGGCACAGCATGATCAACTGAAAAACTTGTTTGAAAAGTCCAAGCAAGAAATCGTGTCATTAAAAGCCCAACTGGAAGACGATGAAGTTCGCTCAGTGTCATCGCTTCAGAATGAGCAGAAAGTCTTGGATCTTACGGCACAGCACGATCAACTGAGAAAGTCGCTTGAAAAGGCCGAGCAAGAAATCTTTGCGCTGAAAGGAGAGCTACAGGAACGTGACACTCACATGGCATTACTGCTGGAGAACAAAGAGGAAGTTTTCGAATCTCAGCGTGAGCAGCAGGAGGATATGAAAGATTTACTTCTAAGTAAAGAGCAGGAACTCCTTGCCTTGAAAGTTGAGATGAAGGACAGACAAATTCTGTTGGCATCTACCGAGGAGAATGCTTTACAAATTACCCAAGTGAAAG AGCTCACTAAGGTACTCGGTGCTCGACAAGAAGAAATTAACACCTTGAACCTCTGCCTGGTGGAGCAAGGCAAGGAAGCAGAAGAAACGAGGAACCATCACATCGCCAGGATCGCTGAGCTGACTGGACTTCTTGAAGACCAAGAAGGCCAGGCTGCCTTGGCAGCAGGGCCATCTATGGATCGTGTTAAGAGTGATGATGGAGCCATGTCCCTTGCTGATGAGTTGGAGGAACAAAATTGGAAAGTCAAG gCAAGGCGGACAAAGTCTGACCTCTTGGGATCTGTCCAACTTTGTGAAGACATCATGGAGGAGAAGACCAAGCTGTCCAGACAGATGTCGCAATT CCAAGATGAGATGACCAACTTAAAACAAGCGCTGAAGGCCAAGGAGGAGGAGTTCAAAGAACTTCAGGAGTTCACTGAGATGGAGATGACAGTTATGAGGGAACAAGAG ACCCAGTACCAGAGGGATATTGATGAGTTGAGACTTGAGCTTCAGGAGAAACAGAGTACACTGGCAGTGCAGCATCACAAAGAGATAGAAGACCTCCAGAAGAAACTAAGTGTCAAGGATAAGGTCTTGGAGGCGCAGTACCAACAAGACGTCGATGAACTTCTGGATAAACTACGACAGAAGAACCAGAAGCTTGACAACCTACAGGAACAACAGTCTGAACTTGTACGAGCAGCCGTTCTGGCCGAGCAGAAGGTGGAGCAGCTTCAGGGCCAACTGAGGGACTTGGAAGGTTGTGGTGTTGTGAAAGAAAGTGGCTACATGGAAGGCCAAGATCAAGCGGCTGTGCAACCGGGAATCGACCAGCAAGTTCAAACTGAAGAGTACAATAAGGAGTCTCCGATTCACACAGCTGTTTCTGTGCTTGAGGAGGCCACACAGGTTTCCCCTGAAGAATTAGGCTTGCTTGCGGATGGATCATCCGCCCAGGCAGAGATTCTTCAACAGAGGATCGATGAACTTGAAGTTATTGAGGCATCCCTAAGGCAAGATTGCGAGACCCTGAATGCAACCGTCAGTAGCCAAGACCAAGAGATTGCAGTCTTGGATGAGCTCTTAGAAGATCTTGGGAAGGAAACGAAAGACAATACTGAGAATAGCGCCAAGATTGCTGCGTTTGTTGAGAGAATCGAGCAACTAGAAAACCAGCTACAGGAAAGAGAGCTTCCTACCACCAAAGAAATGCCAGATGTGGATCAGGAGATTCAGGTGTTGACAGAAGTCAATGACAATCTCTCCCAAGCTTTGACAGAGGCTGAAAGTACTTGTGAGAATCTCAGAGCCAAAGTAGTGGGTCTAGAAGAAGCTTTACGACATGATGTTACCAGCAAGAGAGACTTGGATTCGTCCAAAGAAAAAGACCTCTTGAATCTTAGAGAAGAGCTAGATGCATTGAAGGAAGTAAATGTATGTTTGTCGGAGAAACTAACTCGCACACAAGAGCTCTGTGAGAAGCTGGAAGGGAAGCTGCTTCAGTCTTCTAGCAATGAGAAACAACGAGAGAGTGAAGACGAAATTTGCACTTTGACTGCAGTCATTGAACAGCAAGGACAGGAGATGGCCTCACAGAGAGTCAAACTagaggaagaagaagagaaTCTCAGGAGCAACGTTAGAGATTTGGAGGATCGTGTTGCTAGTTTGACACGAGAGAACCAGTCGTTGGTCGAGAGGATCGTTTCGGAAGCATCCAAGCATGATCAGTCCTGTGAAGACATCAAAATCAAAGACATCTTACTGGCAGAGCAGCTAAACAAACTGACAACACTTTCTGAACATCTTGCGATGATAGAGGAAGAGTTACACAGTAGAACAGTCCAAGTGCAGGAGTTGGAAGCTGCTCTAGCTTCACAGAGCAGCCAGTCTGCAGAGGCGGCTGAGATCATCAGAAGGCGAGACGGCGAGCTTGAGATGCTTCGGGAAGTCTTGCAAGAGCAGGAGGAAAATCTTGAGAGTGCGAGAAATGAATTCTCCCAGGAACAGTTCAGGGTAAGAGACCTTGAAAGAGAAGTGAAATTCCTAAACGACACAAAAGGGGACCAGATGGTTCATGAGGGCCAGAAAGAGAGTGAAATTCACCGTCTTCATGGTTTACTTCAGAATCAAGAAGAGCATTTACGCATCAAGGAGCAAAACCTCATGGAATGTTTATCCAAGATACAGAATCTAGAATCAGTTTTAGCAGCGAATACCCACATGAACCTGGAAAAGTCGAAAGCTGAAGCAGAGCAAAATGTTAAAGTATACAAGCTGCAGAATTACCTAGAAGAGCTGGAAAACCAGTTGAGAGCCAGGGAGATAAACTGCTCCGAGCTGGAATCAAAATTGCAAGACCTAGAGAGGGTGGTTGCAGCCAATGATCAGAAGAGGGTTGACCAGGaagatgtaaaacaaaaactggatGCAGAGGTCACAACTTTGCAGGGCTATCTAGATGAGGCTGACGAAGAGCTCCATCAATTCAAGAACCGGTATGCTGACCTCCAAGCGGACTTCCGAAAGCAGCAGACCAACCTCAAGAGAATGAAAGCCGTCTTGGAATCGAGAAGCAAAAGCACCAAGATGCTTGAGGCAGCCGTCGCCAAACATGATGAAGAAAAGGGTGTTTTGCGAGCCTTGCTCGACGAGCGGAACCACACTGCCTTGAGGCAGGAGGACAGGTACAGTGACATGCTGGCCAAGATCCAAAACCTGGAAGGAATCATCGCCAGCAAGGAGCAGACGACCAAAGAGTCAGAAGATTCACTCAAGATTCAAGAGGCAGAGCTCCGGAGGTTGCAAGCAGCTCACTCTAGCGATCAAGAACAGCAGGACAGGCATCTTCAGGCGGAAATAACGAGGAGAGAAGGGGAGATCATAAGTTTGCGACAACAGCTTGAGAAAGCCACG ACTGACAGTGCTAAGCTTGATGTTGATGAGCTGGTGAATACACATCGGCAGGAGCTCGCTGAGAAGAACCTTTGCATTAACCGGCTTGAGACAGACCTCCTGCGAGGCACAGATCCATTGGAGAGAAA GCTAGTGTCCATGAAGGAGGAACTGAAATACCAAGAATCCAAGATGCAGCAGTACAAGAAGGAGGTGGAGAAGTTGCGGAGTCAGCAATCTCAAAGAG